A portion of the Oxynema aestuarii AP17 genome contains these proteins:
- a CDS encoding PD-(D/E)XK nuclease family protein has translation MIYSAPANIRLSQGKLNILETCARKFKLSYLDNLSSPISPKQKERMEWGRQFHLLMQQRELGLPVEVVLAGNPEMQQCYEALIDAVPDILNSNNMEERSLFREAEHSRVLSLDRCEIVVIYDLLVEQEDRAQIFDWKTYPLAKDRSHLQNNWQTRLYPFVLAETSDYQPEQISMTYWFVQSVAGSNRKSDRQMTPQKLFFQYDRRQHEQTRQDLDRRVAELTEWLENYSSESSFPKVAEDSKVCQFCPFARRCDREELGDRGLSASEMSGDLEDISATSIWEEEINDDF, from the coding sequence ATGATTTATTCTGCTCCAGCAAACATTAGATTGTCTCAAGGAAAACTAAATATCCTGGAAACTTGCGCGCGGAAATTTAAACTGAGTTATCTCGATAATTTATCTTCGCCAATTTCTCCGAAGCAAAAAGAACGGATGGAGTGGGGGCGTCAGTTTCACTTGTTGATGCAACAGCGCGAATTGGGGTTACCCGTCGAAGTTGTATTAGCGGGTAATCCTGAAATGCAACAATGCTACGAGGCGTTAATCGATGCAGTTCCAGATATTTTAAATAGTAATAATATGGAAGAGCGATCGCTATTTCGAGAAGCCGAACACAGTCGGGTTTTGAGTTTGGATCGGTGCGAAATTGTGGTGATTTACGATTTGTTGGTCGAACAGGAGGATCGGGCGCAAATTTTTGATTGGAAAACTTATCCTTTAGCCAAAGATCGATCGCACCTTCAAAATAATTGGCAAACGCGGCTGTATCCGTTTGTTTTAGCGGAGACGAGTGATTACCAACCGGAACAAATTTCGATGACTTATTGGTTCGTGCAGTCGGTGGCGGGGTCGAACCGTAAAAGCGATCGCCAAATGACGCCGCAAAAGTTATTTTTTCAATACGATCGCCGCCAACACGAACAAACTCGTCAAGATCTCGATCGCCGGGTGGCAGAGTTGACGGAATGGTTGGAAAATTATTCATCGGAAAGCTCATTTCCGAAAGTGGCTGAGGATTCAAAAGTTTGTCAGTTTTGTCCGTTTGCGCGCCGTTGCGATCGCGAGGAACTGGGCGATCGCGGTTTAAGTGCTTCTGAAATGAGTGGGGATTTAGAGGATATTTCAGCAACTTCGATTTGGGAGGAAGAAATAAATGACGACTTTTAA
- a CDS encoding PAP/fibrillin family protein, with protein MTVGKLDLLSAIAAKNRGLLATKSDNLAILALISQLEDRNPNPRPLDSAKVLLDGNWRLRYTTSQELLGIDRFPLTSLREIYQCVRLDRGRIYNIAEVASLPFLEGAIAVVAEFEAISERRVAVKFLRSIVGLQRAIGYQSPDRLIEEIEGDRKFLALDFKINSQTRRGWIDITYLDEDLRIARGNEGSVFVLTKG; from the coding sequence ATGACTGTCGGAAAACTCGATTTACTCAGCGCGATCGCCGCTAAAAATCGCGGTTTACTCGCTACGAAATCAGACAATCTCGCCATTCTGGCGTTGATTTCTCAATTGGAAGACCGCAATCCGAACCCGCGTCCTTTAGACTCGGCGAAAGTTTTACTCGATGGGAATTGGCGTCTGCGCTACACGACCAGCCAAGAGCTTTTAGGAATCGATCGCTTCCCGCTAACAAGTTTGCGCGAAATTTATCAATGTGTTCGCCTCGATCGCGGCAGAATTTACAATATTGCCGAAGTGGCCAGTTTACCTTTTCTGGAAGGGGCGATCGCCGTCGTTGCGGAATTTGAAGCGATTTCCGAACGCCGAGTGGCGGTCAAGTTTTTACGCTCGATCGTCGGTTTACAACGGGCGATCGGTTATCAATCCCCCGATCGCTTGATCGAAGAAATTGAGGGCGATCGCAAGTTTTTAGCCCTCGATTTTAAAATCAATTCCCAAACTCGTCGCGGTTGGATCGATATTACTTATCTCGATGAAGATTTACGCATTGCCCGGGGGAATGAAGGGAGTGTTTTTGTGTTGACGAAGGGATAG
- a CDS encoding DUF3134 domain-containing protein: MYNPSLREEPRNKTADVIPLKQEVSILDWLESTGRLIAREETEKDFLEEEEEISELMSGDDNSYDDMDDDSSADEDDV, encoded by the coding sequence ATGTACAACCCCTCTTTACGCGAGGAACCTCGCAACAAAACGGCGGATGTGATTCCCCTCAAACAAGAAGTTTCGATTTTAGATTGGTTGGAATCGACCGGACGGTTGATTGCTCGTGAAGAGACCGAAAAAGATTTTCTCGAAGAAGAAGAAGAAATCTCGGAGTTGATGTCCGGGGACGATAACTCTTACGACGACATGGACGACGACTCCAGCGCTGACGAAGACGACGTTTAA
- the mraY gene encoding phospho-N-acetylmuramoyl-pentapeptide-transferase — translation MDAKLFSVKSLTLSGTRLFWLLAIALTAIAFIFDVDLKTTVLGGRSLLLPLLLCSVVTAALGSWVIPMLVRLKTGQVIREDGPQAHLKKAGTPTMGGVFFIPVAVLIGSIWSGFSPEALAVCALTVAYGFIGWLDDWQILRLKSNKGISPKMKLGLQVLFGALFCLWLALTQPSTLSAIALPFGIVLPLGFLFWPIAEFVLVAESNATNLTDGVDGLMGGTGAIAFLGLAALVAPTHPDLALLCACFSGSCLGFVAHNRNPARVFMGDTGSLALGGALAAIALTTNTLWGLFLISGLFFVESLSVIAQVLYYKATKGPDGIGKRLLKMAPLHHHLELSGWSELEIVGSFYAISMAAIFLALLLH, via the coding sequence GTGGATGCAAAATTGTTCTCCGTGAAATCGTTAACCCTCTCGGGAACTCGTTTATTTTGGCTGCTGGCGATCGCACTGACGGCGATCGCCTTTATTTTCGATGTTGACTTAAAAACCACCGTCCTGGGGGGGCGATCGTTATTACTCCCCCTACTCTTATGTAGCGTCGTCACCGCCGCTTTGGGGTCTTGGGTGATTCCCATGCTCGTGCGCCTCAAAACCGGACAAGTCATCCGCGAAGACGGTCCCCAAGCCCATTTAAAAAAAGCAGGGACCCCCACAATGGGCGGGGTCTTTTTTATCCCCGTCGCCGTCCTCATCGGCTCGATTTGGTCCGGTTTTAGCCCGGAAGCCCTGGCGGTCTGCGCCCTCACCGTCGCCTATGGCTTTATCGGTTGGCTGGACGACTGGCAAATCTTGCGCCTGAAATCGAACAAAGGCATCTCGCCGAAAATGAAACTCGGCTTGCAAGTTCTGTTCGGCGCCCTCTTCTGCCTCTGGTTGGCCTTGACGCAACCGTCAACGTTGAGCGCGATCGCCCTTCCCTTTGGCATCGTGTTACCCTTGGGATTCCTCTTTTGGCCGATCGCCGAATTCGTCCTCGTCGCCGAAAGCAACGCCACCAATTTAACCGACGGCGTAGACGGGTTGATGGGGGGAACTGGGGCGATCGCCTTTCTCGGATTAGCCGCATTAGTCGCCCCGACTCACCCAGATTTAGCCTTATTGTGCGCCTGTTTTAGTGGCAGTTGTCTCGGTTTTGTCGCCCACAACCGCAACCCCGCCCGCGTATTCATGGGCGATACGGGTTCCCTCGCCTTGGGAGGCGCCTTGGCGGCGATCGCCCTGACCACCAACACCCTTTGGGGATTGTTTCTCATCAGTGGTCTTTTCTTTGTCGAATCCCTCTCCGTGATCGCCCAAGTTTTATATTATAAAGCCACCAAAGGTCCCGATGGCATCGGCAAGCGCTTGTTAAAAATGGCGCCTTTGCACCATCATCTAGAGCTTTCCGGTTGGTCCGAGTTAGAAATTGTCGGCAGCTTTTACGCTATCAGTATGGCGGCGATCTTTTTAGCCTTACTTTTGCATTAA